A portion of the Candida dubliniensis CD36 chromosome R, complete sequence genome contains these proteins:
- a CDS encoding mitochondrial ribosomal protein, large subunit, precursor, putative (Similar to S. cerevisiae MRPL32), translating to MMSLALRFGTVTSIQEALWGVFPRLPSITIRLGLQNRLGNQTTTDERLQELKEKIEESGGEAPFMIDNGTILKAVPKKKLSRARRRKKLYAPGNKQVHPINNIVRCSACGSVKRSHFMCMNCFAEIKTFLKSLKRKNGIIKDTVNPQSDLNPLDERVIYPGKFETEHERQLKAKEWVPKREKPMPYNSTQVRHHKVHPKKGKVMVELE from the coding sequence ATGATGTCGTTAGCTTTAAGATTTGGGACTGTTACATCAATTCAAGAAGCATTATGGGGTGTTTTTCCTCGTTTACCTTCAATAACTATACGTCTTGGGTTGCAAAACCGACTTGGTAATCAAACTACAACCGATGAAAGattacaagaattgaaGGAAAAGATTGAAGAATCAGGAGGTGAGGCCCCATTTATGATAGATAATGGTACAATTTTGAAAGCTGtgccaaaaaagaaattatctagagcaagaagaagaaagaagttGTATGCTCCAGGTAATAAACAAGTCcatccaataaataatattgtaaGGTGTTCTGCCTGTGGAAGTGTTAAACGTTCCCACTTCATGTGCATGAATTGCTTTGCCGAGATTAAGACATTTTTGAAGAGTTTAAAGAGAAAGAATGGAATAATCAAAGACACCGTCAACCCACAAAGTGATTTAAATCCATTGGATGAAAGAGTTATATATCCTGGTAAATTTGAAACTGAGCATGAACGGCAATTAAAGGCTAAAGAATGGGTGccaaaaagagaaaaaccAATGCCATATAACAGCACTCAAGTAAGACATCACAAAGTACACCCCAAAAAGGGTAAAGTAATGGTTGAACTCGAGTAA
- a CDS encoding pyridoxamine 5'-phosphate oxidase, putative (Similar to S. cerevisiae PDX3) produces the protein MFKQVASKSRIPIENSISSIRRMTLNSTNAVPDTRREDPETTTQEPIIFAPATYQYTKGHLGDTEVDSDPLVQFNKWFKEAQDSLPANSDIIVEATNFSTARLPSGRVSSRIVLLKELDKYGFLVYSNWNTSKKAKDYESNKYASLTFFWPHVQRQVRVEGVMEHVTRETSERYFNTRPRGSKIGAWASPQSSVVQSRDDLDQIKDKYNDKFKDLQDHEIPCPDYWGGIRIEPLEVEFWQGGLSRLHDRITYRREKKEDPNWEIFRLAP, from the coding sequence atgTTCAAGCAAGTTGCTTCCAAAAGTCGTATACCAATTGAAAACAgtatatcatcaataagAAGAATGACCCTTAACTCAACCAATGCAGTTCCGGACACTAGACGCGAAGACCCGGAAACTACCACCCAAGAGCCAATAATTTTTGCACCAGCAACTTATCAATACACAAAAGGACATTTGGGTGACACTGAAGTGGATAGCGATCCTTTAGtccaattcaacaaatggTTTAAAGAAGCTCAAGACAGTTTACCTGCAAATTCAGATATTATTGTCGAGGCCACCAATTTTTCCACGGCAAGATTGCCAAGTGGAAGAGTATCCTCACGTATTGTGTTATTAAAGGAATTGGACAAATATGGGTTTTTAGTCTATTCTAATTGGAATACTTCGAAAAAGGCAAAGGATTATGAACTGAACAAATACGCAAGCTTAACATTTTTCTGGCCACATGTACAAAGACAAGTTAGAGTAGAAGGTGTTATGGAACATGTGACAAGAGAAACTTCAGAAAGATACTTTAATACTCGTCCAAGAGGATCAAAAATTGGAGCATGGGCCAGTCCTCAAAGTTCAGTAGTTCAATCTCGTGACGACTTGGATCAAATCAAAGACAAATACAACGACAAATTCAAGGATTTGCAAGACCACGAGATACCATGTCCAGATTATTGGGGAGGAATAAGAATAGAACCTTTAGAGGTTGAATTTTGGCAGGGTGGTTTAAGTAGATTGCATGATCGTATCACATACAGAAGAGAAAAGAAGGAGGACCCTAATTGGGAGATTTTTAGACTTGCCCCATAG
- a CDS encoding phosphatidylserine receptor, putative (Similar to Mus musculus Ptdsr): MMDQKRRKYNKSRRTISTNSFLVKHPLNVKPSGNSLLASTPILQQQRKDSLGDLRILPDEILMNIISYITDPPSLLNLSHTSRILYAFLYDEEIWKRVYLQNIAHYDTKSWLGSWRNTVLNIRENTEWLQLPDNLLCSDLLYRPIQCSQIDYTKLFCEIIREEEVYHRDAILGQLDDLPRGRIQRIQESNLNLDEFNAAYHSSPFILVNSDSNRWPNWNFELLFHQFPNVKFRQEAVSWDLKKYSQYLHNNKDENPLYLFDCKSDAMKVLKQEYKVPEIFQDDLFTVFNNKKFNCRPDHAWIIMGSARSGSTFHKDPNSTSAWNAAIQGRKLWVMLPPHITPPGVGTDEEQSEVTSPVSVTEWVISGFFNDSTKIDECLIGITFPGECMYVPSGWWHTVINIDDSIAITQNFVPKSKLAQVLNFLKNKPKQISGFRLKEIKQCLACIAKDSGDEVLIECLKAFNSLTVDLNEDCGELQDLPDMPIFEIFKQLLSNNGKEDILNDALEKLKKIELKNYERETGKSRAWEKLTEPANSETATFSFNFDEVSDSE; the protein is encoded by the coding sequence ATGATGGACCAAAAGAGACGCAAGTACAACAAATCCCGTCGAACAATATCTACTAATAGCTTTTTAGTCAAGCATCCATTAAATGTCAAGCCAAGTGGGAACTCGCTTCTTGCCTCAACTCCAATCTTACAACAGCAAAGAAAGGACTCTTTGGGTGATCTCCGCATATTACCAGATGAGATACTAAtgaatattattagttACATTACAGATCCtccatcattattaaaccTATCACACACATCAAGAATTCTCTATGCGTTTTTgtatgatgaagaaatttggaaaagaGTGTATTTGCAGAATATTGCACACTATGATACCAAATCATGGCTAGGATCCTGGAGAAATACTGTGTTAAATATTAGAGAAAACACAGAATGGTTGCAATTACCTGATAATTTGTTGTGCTCGGATTTGTTATACCGACCTATCCAATGCTCTCAAATTGACTATACCAAATTGTTTTGTGAAATTATCagggaagaagaagtataCCACCGAGATGCAATTTTGGGTCAACTAGATGACTTACCAAGGGGAAGAATACAAAGAATTCAGGAAtctaatttaaatttggaTGAATTCAATGCAGCTTACCATTCTTCGCCATTTATCTTGGTAAATTCGGACTCTAACCGTTGGCCAAATTGgaattttgaattgttgTTCCATCAGTTTCCTAATGTAAAATTTAGACAAGAGGCAGTTAGTTGggatttaaaaaaatactcACAATATTTGcacaataataaagatgAAAATCCATTGTACTTATTTGATTGCAAAAGTGATGCCATGAAAGTTTTGAAACAAGAATACAAAGTTCCAGAAATATTTCaagatgatttatttactgtgttcaataataaaaaatttaattgcCGACCTGACCATGCCTGGATAATTATGGGATCTGCTAGATCTGGTTCTACTTTCCACAAAGATCCTAATTCTACATCGGCCTGGAATGCAGCTATACAGGGAAGAAAGTTATGGGTAATGTTGCCTCCTCATATAACACCACCAGGTGTGGGAACTGATGAAGAACAAAGCGAAGTGACATCTCCAGTAAGTGTGACAGAATGGGTAATTTCGGGTTTTTTTAATGATTCTAccaaaattgatgaatgcTTGATTGGAATAACTTTCCCTGGTGAATGTATGTATGTGCCCAGTGGATGGTGGCATACAGTGATAAACATAGATGACTCAATTGCCATTACACAAAACTTTGTCCCGAAATCAAAACTAGCCCaagttttgaattttttgaaaaacaaaccTAAGCAAATTAGTGGTTTCAgattaaaagaaatcaaacaatGTTTGGCTTGTATTGCTAAAGATAGCGGTGACGAAGTTCTAATTGAGTGTTTGAAAGCCTTCAACCTGTTGACAGTTGATTTAAATGAGGATTGTGGCGAATTACAAGATTTGCCAGATATGCCAATCTTTGAGATTTTTAAGCAATTATTAAGCAATAATGGTAAAgaagatattttaaatgatGCGTTGGagaagttaaaaaaaatcgaattaaagaattatgAACGTGAAACGGGTAAAAGCAGGGCATGGGAGAAATTGACTGAACCAGCTAATTCAGAGACAGCtactttttcatttaactTTGATGAAGTAAGTGATAGCGAGTAG
- a CDS encoding autophagy-related protein, putative (Similar to S. cerevisiae ATG22): MKVNHKQISSVSINEAVESSSEIQEGIPNNNNKNDKNQESIWNKKSSFHTWLVLCYSTGPVASMSRTYVPASIQSIARNVGKTRMNQPCGTQGNDCYVKFGFITVHHTSYVLYLRAVSTAIEGIVAIFLMGIADYSNYRKLFLIFSILIYGFLALPFIGLTNNDYQTLVLASILYSLLIIDDSIYQILEGSYIPLFMRADKENPMQRGSVVAVLGLFLGNLGGITALVIGIIISYSSGTPEIKGYHNFLIAITVAGCMTIVLSLFSALYIPNVQGKPRVDSFLVLPFKRFFNLLKDIQKYPMAFLYCISWVIWNVSFNNFMSMFLLLFRSTLGLGNSDAEYTVYTFMSYICSSGGSLLWMLLYQKWNNNIKYWGYAFLSVSLLANFWGCLGINKLTPIGFQNRWEFWVFEVFYSATSSAMRSLNRCIYSSLLPVGNEAQYFGLEVTLGIASGWIGSLVNAVIQDRTNDDRFPFLPNMFLVIVSLILYYYVDLQKGMNDVDNEES, encoded by the coding sequence ATGAAAGTAAACCATAAACAAATTAGCAGCGTCAGTATTAACGAAGCAGTAGAAAGTAGTTCTGAAATACAAGAAGGGATtccaaataataacaataaaaatgaCAAAAATCAGGAAAGTATTTGGAATAAGAAGAGCAGTTTCCATACATGGTTGGTTCTTTGTTATTCTACAGGACCAGTGGCCTCAATGAGTCGAACTTATGTTCCGGCATCAATTCAATCTATTGCAAGAAATGTAGGGAAAACAAGAATGAACCAACCTTGTGGTACACAGGGAAATGATTGCTATGTTAAGTTTGGATTTATAACTGTTCATCACACTTCCTACGTGTTGTACTTGCGGGCAGTCTCTACAGCCATTGAAGGCATAGTtgctatttttttaatggGTATAGCTGATTATTCCAATTATAGAAAACTATTTCTTATATTTTCAATCCTAATCTATGGTTTTCTTGCCTTACCATTCATTGGTCtaacaaataatgattaCCAAACGTTGGTACTAGCATCCATATTGTATTCCTTGCTAATAATTGACGATTCCATATACCAAATTCTTGAAGGTTCTTATATTCCTTTATTTATGAGAGCAGATAAAGAAAATCCAATGCAAAGAGGCTCTGTTGTGGCTGTTTTGGGGTTATTTCTTGGTAATTTGGGAGGTATAACTGCTCTTGTTATCGGTATTATCATTTCATATTCAAGCGGAACACCCGAAATAAAAGGATAtcataattttttaattgcaATAACAGTTGCTGGTTGCATGACAATTgtgttatcattattttcagCTTTATATATTCCCAATGTCCAGGGAAAACCACGAGTTGACAGTTTTCTAGTTTTGCCATTCaaaagatttttcaatttattgaagGATATACAAAAATATCCAATGGCATTTCTTTATTGCATATCGTGGGTAATATGGAACGTGAGTTTTAATAACTTTATGAGTATgtttcttttattattcaGATCAACGTTGGGATTAGGTAATTCAGATGCTGAATATACTGTTTATACTTTTATGTCCTATATCTGTTCCTCAGGGGGATCCCTTCTTTGGATGCTCCTATACCAAAAATggaacaacaatatcaaatattggGGTTACGCCTTTTTGCTGGTCAGTTTGTTAGCCAATTTTTGGGGATGCTTAggaattaataaattgactCCAATTGGATTTCAGAATCGATGGGAGTTTTGGGTTTTTGAAGTTTTCTATTCAGCAACTTCTTCAGCAATGAGGTCTTTAAATAGGTGTATATACTCTCTGTTGTTACCAGTGGGAAACGAAGCACAATACTTTGGGTTGGAGGTTACATTGGGAATTGCAAGTGGTTGGATTGGTAGCTTGGTCAATGCTGTAATCCAAGATAGAACCAATGATGATAGATTCCCATTCTTGCCTAATATGTTTCTAGTTATCGTCTCGcttatattatattactATGTTGATTTGCAAAAAGGTATGAACGACGTGGATAATGAAGAGTCATAA
- a CDS encoding Major Facilitator Superfamily (MFS) transporter, putative (Similar to S. cerevisiae DTR1), whose product MLNIVTLGLKFYFFRFVDCFPFLTNSVTKQEIMSKKEQPKQNEIETDNKQSSTDLNNGKSVSDSEKQNDLENQTSQEKPYCALSLKRKTIIIGIVTIAGCLGPISGNIYIPILPQLENEFHVSAQVINGTVSAFMLVFAIAPLLWASWADYGGRKTLYLIPLVFFVLANILLAATPANIVGLYILRVLQAFGASSVISVGAGTVADIIEPKHRAKAISVFMWGPQLGPVLGPVLSIIASKGQWRWIFGFLAFFGFAVYLMILFFLPETLRYLVGNCSCYKDTSIYVKPHLRQKKIVDGYPVPPKPSFKSYWILIKFKPVLLCSINSGLLFATFYGLMVTFAHILKSKYSFTDAQISASYLCPGISLIVGSTIGGWASDKMRAEIIKHNPDKYVPEYRFSLQILGLVISITGVIGYGWTVHKQTNVVAVFIFTFLGGFGMTWVFVANTTYLTECTTGQPATNVAIGNFARNISATICTAIIDPLISAMGFGWCLTGLGLTNILGIFFVVILLKWGPGWRRQFLNTST is encoded by the coding sequence ATGTTAAATATAGTTACACTTGGATTGAAGTTCTATTTTTTTAGATTTGTGGAttgttttccttttctaACGAACAGTGTTACCAAACAAGAGATAATGTCTAAAAAAGAACAGCCAAAGCAAAATGAGATAGAAACAGACAACAAACAATCATCAACCGATTTGAATAATGGTAAGAGTGTTAGTGATTCTGAGAAGCAGAATGATTTGGAGAATCAAACTTCTCAAGAAAAACCTTATTGTGCCTTATCTTTGAAAAGGaaaactattattattggcaTTGTCACTATAGCTGGTTGTTTGGGTCCTATTTCAGGAAACATTTATATTCCCATTTTGCCacaattggaaaatgaaTTTCACGTTTCTGCTCAAGTTATTAATGGAACAGTATCAGCATTTATGCTTGTATTTGCAATTGCCCCGTTGCTTTGGGCTTCATGGGCCGATTATGGTGGGAGGAAAACTCTATATTTGATACCATTAGTATTTTTCGTATTGgcaaatattttattggcAGCTACTCCAGCGAATATTGTTGGATTATACATTTTGCGAGTTTTACAAGCATTTGGAGCATCAAGTGTTATTTCAGTTGGTGCTGGAACAGTTGCTGATATCATAGAACCAAAACACCGAGCCAAAGCTATCTCTGTTTTTATGTGGGGACCTCAATTGGGTCCAGTATTGGGTCCAGTATTGTCAATAATTGCTTCAAAAGGACAATGGAGATGgatttttggatttttgGCTTTTTTCGGATTTGCAGTctatttaatgattttgttctttttgcCTGAAACTTTAAGGTATCTAGTTGGTAATTGTTCCTGTTATAAAGATACTTCAATATATGTTAAACCACACTTGCgacagaaaaaaattgttgatgggTATCCGGTTCCTCCAAAACCAAGTTTCAAGAGTTATTggattttaataaaattcaaaCCAGTTTTGTTGTGTTCAATAAACTCGGGATTACTATTCGCAACATTTTATGGATTAATGGTAACTTTTGCTCATAttctaaaatcaaaatactCATTTACCGATGCACAAATTAGTGCTAGCTATTTGTGTCCCGGgatttctttaattgtAGGATCCACAATTGGCGGTTGGGCTTCTGATAAGATGCGAGCAGAAATAATCAAGCATAATCCTGATAAATACGTTCCTGAATACAGGTTCTCATTACAAATTCTAGGATTAGTAATATCAATTACCGGTGTAATTGGCTACGGGTGGACAGTacataaacaaacaaatgtAGTTGCAGTATTCATATTCACTTTTTTGGGCGGATTTGGCATGACATGGGTATTTGTTGCAAATACCACATATTTGACTGAATGCACTACTGGACAACCAGCAACAAATGTTGCAATTGGTAATTTTGCACGAAACATATCTGCTACCATATGCACTGCAATAATAGATCCACTAATTTCTGCCATGGGGTTTGGTTGGTGTTTAACTGGATTGGGTTTAACCAATATATTGGGAATTTTCTTTGTagttattttattaaagtGGGGACCAGGTTGGAGACGgcaatttttaaatacaAGTACATAG